From a single Fulvivirga ulvae genomic region:
- a CDS encoding transposase, translating into MSDTYQNKYRIASARASFWDYGWNASYFITICTQNREHYFGEIVNGEMHRSEMGETAHEGWLKIPDYFPFAKLGNHIVMPNHVHGIVIIDKPDGGFGRDVDDSDGLSVGDVRRDAINRVSTNVVVPDQPESSNPPGGITGNKNPMLHDNLSKIIRWYKGRTTFECRKIHADFAWQSRFHDHIIRNDQSFYRISRYIVNNPLKWKEDKFYLSNC; encoded by the coding sequence ATGTCTGACACCTACCAAAACAAATACCGCATAGCCTCTGCACGTGCATCATTCTGGGATTACGGCTGGAATGCATCATATTTTATCACCATATGTACGCAAAACAGGGAGCATTATTTCGGTGAAATTGTCAATGGCGAAATGCACCGATCAGAAATGGGTGAAACGGCCCATGAGGGTTGGTTGAAAATTCCCGATTATTTTCCATTTGCCAAATTGGGTAATCATATTGTTATGCCCAATCATGTGCATGGAATTGTGATTATTGATAAACCGGATGGTGGGTTTGGACGGGATGTGGACGATAGCGATGGGTTGTCGGTTGGGGACGTTCGTAGAGACGCGATTAATCGCGTCTCTACGAACGTGGTGGTACCGGATCAACCGGAATCATCCAACCCACCCGGCGGAATAACCGGCAATAAAAATCCCATGTTGCACGACAACCTGTCGAAAATCATCCGATGGTACAAAGGGCGCACCACATTCGAATGCCGGAAAATACATGCAGATTTTGCGTGGCAATCGCGTTTTCATGATCATATCATTCGGAATGACCAATCATTTTATAGGATTTCGCGATACATCGTTAATAATCCATTGAAATGGAAAGAGGATAAATT